The following are encoded in a window of Candida dubliniensis CD36 chromosome 4, complete sequence genomic DNA:
- a CDS encoding myosin-like protein, putative (Similar to S. cerevisiae MLP1;~In S. cerevisiae: myosin-like protein associated with the nuclear envelope, connects the nuclear pore complex with the nuclear interior; involved with Tel1p in telomere length control; involved with Pml1p and Pml39p in nuclear retention of unspliced mRNAs) — MSEDIPPKEIIQEENSNHEENQNVEQEEVAASQQPAPTEEEEEANKAEPIEEDKEELQDKEELPRQEINVQEVGNDSVQEEPHTSFLQPPSDKQQFATPSKDLPALKDIETITTPKTFDVAKDNEDDATKGLADIVASSPIKHSILAELQQPEESINEDTLRIISGYLSLDESSIKSIGDTDVLKALVSKSAEFSNLSSENEFLKLKMEQNAQNITKQLQELQEKYSNADNLSTSLQESKDKLEYENRRQVEKIQELEAANDRIQRELGDLKQSDIAKDEELNKFREGQTHQLLEFEQQINQLSSTNVTQSKKLNELTKEINETRNDKFSLQLELTKSKNEASYLRDQKDWYDNELKSAQARFTELIKKHESEFLGTSTKVSNLTAKNETLETLNKQHEATIASLKSKLEQQITKASKTETEFELEKSRFLKEIDSKEELIELTKLQAQQRATRIEQLESYSEEIKQSMSETITSLETALSEINEKLLETQERLKRTEEALDAELHKETDLPKLSESSAMIAANGNGISLSTLYSEYNHLKKQLVVERSQKQKMEMQLESFITELDARKPVIANYREQIQFYENSMKEMLGKVETIRSEKGEVEKDAKRLRSRVAENENELVSMKRLLKDLGRQLCFYLIHSKIRDNSENPLTASEKKSIEKILSQTGNFDEENETDSDKLISERLLEFKSIIELQQRNEELLVAIRQLSKKLEAREEENNNIESVAIEEAKDAILTLESELDSLNIKLDAVTKERDALRSINVKNPTSTQDSDYLSQTNADLRKRLSDSEKIISEIREQSAKSVYELNEKIREITDKKNEFALQVSVSSKSTELAETRLSIAQKSLSDCREELASVRKELEFWRDQTSKFETQLVSKTHQLHEFEETISQNKVTIVSLQREKEFQISMNTTLESKIEALKNDKIKLNEFVLNLQTMLKDREESARDISSKLSASIENYQNLQQKLSEKEERIFILSNQSELSLKAQNTKLEQVNEISRQLLETKNKLIEKENVVEELKRKLATRRESILQPTIAANAVSSGGGVTGVSSSTTSDSNNFEIQQLKEDLRIAESQVEELSNLAKASEATLTDATNSFEQYKTDSETKYQSLLKEKELVDDEVKRLADLYNITYKDLESAKTMHIEEVNDLKSKLNEFKYKADQYDTMESDYQEKIESIRHDLEDQTNLYNDCHTKYQAELVKTGTLTEHISALKTQLEEKGEQINSLQEEVRTVQNSIKEQQDQLVAEKSQIETDLSLSKNRIAELKEQNDILLNQLELTKNSLTNGDGYDVSSAESGDDFRQVVNYLRREKESSDAKLLVATEENQELTIKLRQIQNELATTKSVFNTTTHIDLDAVSKEQKNLSAQLEQLNLLRESNSSLRQENVKFSGEIKKLKEQIITLGNELNPLKEHINELTTNLEFEQQKAKLLSEENERIKSAALSTEEQKSDANKHTSEAIARMQEQMDKLKTKANERIRSMNETIASKDETIKQLNEKVDQLTNAATNEDKSKEQIEQLNTKLTSLQSEVENAKNEKDELFKKLNELESNLRAEFDKEKQEIIKSLELAKQANASDEQLQKKYKELEETLAKSKQEFETKLEAERKKTREEVEKKYDIKLKMMNRKIEKYEKANNSIPTTTTAAPTAATSKPNIPAKPDIPVANTAPSTQSVFPIVSTTIPAEQQQQSTNHVGSTPVIGSSVSASATPPPVASSNSGVGVSASVPDQDTKSQSKASVAAAVNRPVGHPGNESTLRIHRPGGHPGNESTLTVHKPIVTNRNENRKFSPVPNPTPQDNSKKRANEGQHQRPQVKKPKDN, encoded by the coding sequence atGAGTGAGGATATACCGccaaaagaaataattcaagaagaaaacagCAATCATGAAGAGAATCAGAATGTTGAGCAAGAAGAAGTAGCAGCCAGCCAGCAACCAGCTCcaacagaagaagaagaagaagcaaaTAAAGCTGAACCAATTGAGGAAGATAAAGAAGAGTTGCAAGACAAAGAGGAGTTGCCACGTCAAGAAATAAATGTACAAGAAGTAGGTAATGACCTGGTTCAAGAGGAACCACATACTTCGTTTCTACAACCTCCTTCCgataaacaacaatttgCTACACCATCTAAAGATTTGCCAGCACTAAAAGATATCGAAACCATAACAACCCCTAAAACATTTGATGTTGCTAAAGATAACGAGGATGATGCAACGAAGGGGTTAGCTGATATTGTTGCAAGTTCCCCAATAAAACATAGCATTTTGGCTGAGCTTCAACAACCCGAAGAATCTATAAATGAGGATACATTACGAATCATATCAGGGTACTTGTCATTAGATGAATCTAgtatcaaatcaattggtgATACAGATGTTCTTAAGGCATTGGTATCTAAATCTGCTGAATTTCTGAATTTATCATCGGAAAATGAATTTCTCAAGTTGAAAATGGAACAAAATGCTCAAAATATTACTAAGCAATTGCAAGAATTGcaagaaaaatattcaaatgccgataatttatcaacatcTTTACAAGAATCAAAAGATAAATTGGAGTATGAAAATAGACGCCAAGTGGAAAAGATTCAAGAGTTGGAAGCAGCTAATGATCGCATCCAAAGAGAACTTGGTGATCTTAAGCAATCAGATATTGCCAAAGATGAAGAACTCAACAAGTTTAGAGAAGGCCAAACAcatcaattattggaatttGAACAGCAAATCAATCAACTCTCTTCAACTAACGTTACTCAAagcaaaaaattgaatgaattgaCCAAAGAGATCAATGAGACTAGGAATGATAAATTTTCCTTGCAATTGGAATtgacaaaatcaaaaaatgaagCTTCGTATCTTAGAGATCAAAAGGATTGGtatgataatgaattgaaatctGCTCAAGCTAGATTTACTGAGTTGATTAAAAAACACGAATCTGAATTTTTGGGAACTAGCACCAAAGTTTCTAATTTAACTGCTAAGAATGAGACGCTTGAGACATTGAATAAACAACATGAAGCAACAATTGCTTCTCTCAAGTCTAAGTTGGAACAACAGATTACCAAAGCTTCTAAAACTGAAACTGAGtttgaattagaaaaatcACGTTTCCTAAAAGAGATTGATTCTAAggaagaattgattgaattgacTAAACTTCAAGCACAACAAAGAGCCACTagaattgaacaattggaaTCTTATAGTGAAGAAATTAAGCAATCCATGTCTGAAACCATCACTTCTCTTGAAACTGCATTGTCagaaataaatgaaaaattgttagAAACACAAGAAAGATTAAAGAGAACTGAAGAAGCATTAGACGCTGAATTACACAAAGAAACTGATTTACCAAAATTAAGTGAGTCCTCAGCAATGATAGCTGCCAATGGCAATGGTATTTCTTTATCGACATTATACTCAGAATATAACCATTTGAAGAAACAATTGGTGGTAGAAAGAtctcaaaaacaaaaaatggaaatgcAATTAGAATCCTTTATTACTGAATTGGATGCTAGAAAACCAGTTATTGCCAATTATCGTGAACAAATTCAGTTTTATGAAAATTCCATGAAGGAAATGCTCGGTAAAGTTGAAACCATAAGATCAGAGAAAGGtgaagttgaaaaagatgCCAAACGATTAAGGTCAAGAGTTgcagaaaatgaaaatgagtTGGTCAGTATGAAGAGATTACTTAAAGATTTGGGTCGTCAATTATGTTTCTATTTGATTCATTCCAAGATTCGAGACAATAGTGAGAATCCATTAACAGCTAgtgaaaagaaatcaattgaaaaaattttgagtCAGACTGGtaattttgatgaagaaaatgaaactgATTCAGATAAATTGATATCAGAAAGATTGCTTGAGTTTAAGagtattattgaattacaacaaagaaatgaaGAATTGTTAGTTGCAATAAGGCAATTGTCCAAGAAATTAGAAGCTCGTGAAGAggaaaataacaatataGAAAGCGTGGCTATAGAAGAAGCTAAAGATGCCATTTTGACTTTGGAGAGTGAATTGGATAGTTTGAATATTAAATTGGATGCTGTGACAAAAGAACGAGATGCCCTTCGTTCGATAAATGTGAAAAATCCAACATCAACACAGGATTCCGATTACCTTTCTCAAACAAATGCAGATTTGAGAAAGAGGCTTAGTGATTCTGAAAAAATCATAAGTGAAATTAGAGAGCAATCAGCAAAATCAGTttatgaattgaatgaaaaaataagaGAAATCACTGATAAAAAGAATGAGTTTGCGTTACAAGTTTCAGTTTCTAGTAAGTCTACTGAATTAGCAGAAACCAGATTATCAATAGCTCAGAAATCACTTAGTGATTGTCGTGAAGAGTTGGCACTGGTTAGAAAAGAGCTTGAATTTTGGAGAGACCAAACTAGTAAATTTGAAACTCAATTGGTGTCAAAAACACATCAATTGCATGAGTTTGAGGAAACTATTTCTCAAAACAAGGTCACAATTGTTTCATTGCAACGTGAAAAGGAATTCCAAATTTCTATGAATACAACTTTGGAAAGCAAAATTGAAGCATTGAAAAACGATAAAATTAAGCTTAATGAATTTGTATTGAATTTGCAAACAATGTTGAAAGATAGAGAAGAATCAGCAAGAGATATTTCCAGTAAACTTTCTGCTTCCattgaaaattatcaaaatttgcAACAGAAACTTTCAGAAAAGGAAGAAcgtatatttattttatcaaatcaatcagAATTATCACTCAAAGCTCAAAACACTAAATTGGAACAAGTCAATGAAATAAGTAGACAATTACTTGAAACTAAGAACAAGCTTAtagaaaaggaaaatgTTGTGGAAGAATTGAAGAGAAAATTAGCAACACGAAGAGAATCTATTTTACAACCCACCATAGCTGCCAATGCTGTTTCcagtggtggtggtgttaCTGgtgtttcttcttccacTACCTCAgattcaaacaattttgaaattcaacaattgaaagaagatTTGAGAATTGCTGAATCTCaagttgaagaattatcaaatcttGCTAAAGCTAGTGAAGCTACATTAACTGACgcaacaaattcatttgaaCAATATAAAACCGATTCCGAAACCAAATATCAATCCTTGCTTAAGGAGAAGGAacttgttgatgatgaagtgAAGAGATTGGCTGACTTGTACAATATAACTTACAAGGATTTGGAAAGTGCTAAAACTATGCATATTGAAGAagttaatgatttgaagctgaaattgaatgaatttaaatataaagCAGATCAATATGATACTATGGAGAGTgattatcaagaaaaaatcgAATCAATTCGTCATGATCTTGAAGATCAAACTAACCTTTATAATGATTGTCATACCAAGTACCAAGCTGAGTTAGTCAAGACAGGAACATTAACAGAACATATTAGTGCATTGAAAACACAGCTTGAAGAAAAAGGTgaacaaatcaattctttgCAAGAAGAAGTTAGAACTGTTCAAAATTCCATCAAGGAACAACAAGATCAATTAGTGGCTGAAAAATCTCAAATTGAAACTGATTTATCTCTTTCCAAGAATAGAATTGCTGAGTTGAAGGAACAAAATGATATAttgttgaatcaattaGAATTAACCAAGAATTCGCTTACAAATGGTGATGGTTACGATGTTTCATCTGCTGAATCGGGAGATGATTTTCGACAAGTGGTTAATTATCTTCGTCGGGAAAAGGAAAGTAGTGATGCCAAGTTGCTAGTTGCTACTGAAGAGAATCAAGAATTGACTATCAAATTGAGACAAATACAAAATGAATTAGCTACCACCAAATCTGTATTTAACACTACTACTCATATAGATTTGGATGCAGTATCTAAGGAACAAAAGAATTTATCTGCTCAATTAgaacaattaaatcttcTTAGAGAAAGCAATTCAAGCTTACGTCAAGAAAATGTGAAATTCTCAGGGGAGATTAAGAAGTTGAAAGAACAGATTATTACACTTGGCAATGAATTGAATCCGCTTAAGGAACacattaatgaattaaccACTAATCTTGAAtttgaacaacaaaaggCTAAATTGCTTAgtgaagaaaatgaaagaattaaaCTGGCTGCTCTTAGTACTGAGGAACAAAAATCGGATGCTAATAAACATACTAGTGAAGCTATTGCCAGGATGCAAGAACAAAtggataaattgaaaactaaaGCAAATGAAAGGATTAGGTCTATGAATGAAACCATTGCTTCCAAAGATGAAACTATTAAGCAGTTGAATGAAAAAGTGGATCAATTAACTAATGCTGCCACAAATGAAGATAAATCAAAGGAACAAATTGAGCAATTGAACACCAAGTTGACCAGTCTTCAAAGTGAAGTTGAGAATGCTAAGAATGAAAAGGATGAATTgttcaagaaattgaatgagCTTGAATCTAATTTACGTGCTGAATTTGACAAGgagaaacaagaaattatcaaatcattgGAATTAGCAAAACAAGCAAATGCATCAGATGAACAAttacaaaagaaatataagGAGCTTGAAGAAACATTAGCGAAAAGCAAACAAGAGTTCGAAACAAAATTAGAAGCtgaaaggaaaaagacTAGAGAAGAGGTTGAAAAGAAGTATgatattaaattgaaaatgatgaatagaaaaattgaaaaatatgaaaaagcCAACAATTCTATTcctacaacaacaacagctgCACCAACTGCAGCAACTTCCAAACCGAACATCCCGGCAAAACCCGATATTCCAGTTGCCAATACTGCCCCTTCTACACAATCTGTTTTTCCTATAGTTTCTACAACTATACCAgcagaacaacaacagcaatcTACCAATCATGTTGGTTCTACTCCCGTTATCGGTTCTAGTGTTTCGGCAAGTGCTACCCCTCCTCCTGTGGCATCATCTAATAGTGGGGTTGGTGTGTCTGCTTCTGTTCCGGATCAAGATACTAAATCACAATCAAAAGCTTCAGTTGCAGCTGCAGTAAATAGACCAGTGGGGCATCCGGGGAATGAGTCTACATTAAGAATTCATAGACCTGGTGGGCATCCAGGTAATGAGTCCACGTTGACAGTACATAAACCAATTGTTACTAATAGAAATGAAAATCGCAAATTCAGTCCTGTTCCCAACCCCACTCCACAAGATAATTCTAAGAAAAGAGCAAATGAAGGTCAACATCAACGACCTCAAGTTAAAAAGCCTAAAGATAATTAA